A section of the Oryzias melastigma strain HK-1 linkage group LG14, ASM292280v2, whole genome shotgun sequence genome encodes:
- the gnb2 gene encoding guanine nucleotide-binding protein G(I)/G(S)/G(T) subunit beta-2 has translation MSELEQLRQEAEQLRNQIRDARKACGDSTLTQMAAGLDPVGRIQMRTRRTLRGHLAKIYAMHWGSDSRLLVSASQDGKLIVWDSYTTNKIHAIPLRSSWVMTCAYAPSGNYVACGGLDNICSIYCLKTREGNVRVSRELPGHTGYLSCCRFIDDNQIITSSGDTTCAMWDIETSQQTTVFSGHTGDVMSLSLSPDLRTFVSGACDASVKLWDIRDSMCRQTFTGHESDINATCFFPNGSAFATGSDDATCRLFDLRADQELSVYCHDNIICGITSVAFSRSGRLLLAGYDDFNCNIWDAMKGDRAGVLAGHDNRVSCLGVTDDGMAACTGSWDSFLKIWN, from the exons atgagtgAGTTGGAGCAGCTTCGTCAGGAGGCCGAGCAGCTGAGGAACCAGATTAga GATGCCAGAAAGGCATGTGGAGATTCTACCCTGACACAG ATGGCAGCCGGTCTGGACCCAGTGGGACGGATTCAGATGCGGACGAGACGCACCCTCCGCGGTCACCTGGCCAAGATCTATGCCATGCACTGGGGGTCAGACTCAAG gcTTCTGGTTAGCGCTTCTCAAGATGGAAAACTCATCGTCTGGGACAGCTACACGACTAACAAG ATCCACGCCATCCCCCTGCGCTCCTCCTGGGTCATGACGTGTGCTTACGCCCCCTCTGGGAACTATGTGGCCTGTGGAGGCCTGGACAACATCTGCTCCATCTACTGCTTGAAGACGCGTGAAGGCAACGTCAGGGTCAGCAGGGAACTACCTGGCCATACAG GTTACCTGTCATGTTGCCGCTTCATTGATGACAATCAAATCATCACAAGTTCTGGAGACACCACCTG TGCGATGTGGGACATCGAGACGAGTCAGCAGACCACTGTGTTCTCGGGCCACACCGGCGACGTCATGAGCCTGTCCCTGTCGCCGGACCTGCGCACCTTCGTGTCAGGGGCCTGCGATGCTTCGGTCAAGCTGTGGGACATCAGGGACAGCATGTGCCGGCAGACCTTCACAGGTCACGAGTCGGACATCAATGCTACCTGT TTCTTTCCCAATGGCAGCGCTTTTGCTACAGGCTCTGATGACGCCACCTGCAGGCTGTTTGACCTGCGCGCAGACCAGGAGCTCAGCGTCTACTGCCACGACAACATCATCTGCGGCATCACCTCTGTGGCTTTCTCGCGCTCCGGCCGCTTGCTGCTGGCGGGCTACGACGACTTTAACTGCAACATCTGGGACGCCATGAAGGGGGACAGAGCAG GAGTGCTGGCTGGCCACGACAATCGAGTGAGCTGTCTGGGCGTGACGGATGACGGCATGGCGGCGTGCACGGGCTCCTGGGACAGCTTCTTGAAGATCTGGAACTGA